One window from the genome of Osmerus eperlanus chromosome 3, fOsmEpe2.1, whole genome shotgun sequence encodes:
- the pikfyve gene encoding 1-phosphatidylinositol 3-phosphate 5-kinase isoform X1 codes for MAADDKSSSSSTLDWSTEPPLSATSPSHLTHFKPLTPEQDEPPLRSAYSSFVNLFRFNKEEGRPPSVEKSEVSSPSPQGERRSWSSSPAHSVHGSGTHRKQHPDGLRRTSTASDGHRKSEASLGTHDPRTAVQLRTALKRLKEIMEGKSQDSDLKQYWMPDSQCKECYDCNEKFTTFRRRHHCRLCGQIFCSRCCNQEIPGKFMGYTGDLRACTYCRKIAMSYAHSADSGCIGEDLSALSDSPCSVCVEPSEPRTPVGGRKASRNIFLEEDLAWQRKTPIGMRKNLIHQESQNSGLNSRLNALQEDVGKSPARKRSASVTNLSLDRSSSSMVPSYDSSVSPQTSRAMPGLKADHGEEERKILLDSSQLKDLWKKICHNNTGMEFQDHRYWLRTYPNCIVGKELVNWLLRNGTISTRAQAIAIGQALVDGRWLDCVTHHDQLFRDEYALYRALQNTEFSETPSPDSDSVNSLEGHSEPSWFKDIKFDDSDTEQLADESDYTMHNSSSPSKRTSVSSFQSAVDSDSAASINLNMEQDNVNFHIKKQSKYPHVPPHPAEQKASEYLVSEDGGQNILISDAFIKESLFNRRVEEKAKEMLFTPLGWHHSSLDQLREENGEKKAMERLLSANHSHMMALLQQLLYSESLSLSWRDIIVPVVRQVVQTVRPDVRSCDDDMDIRQLVHIKKIPGGKKFDSAVVNGFACTKNIAHKKMNSYIKNPKILLLKCSIEYLYREETKFTCIDPIVLQEREFLKNYVQRIADVRPNLVLVEKTVSRIAQEMLLEHGITLVVNVKPQVLDRVSRMTQGDLVMSMDQLLTKPRLGTCHKFYLQSFQLANGFSSFPSSHHSDNVKTLMFFEGCPPQLGCTIKLRGASEYELARVKEIIVLMVCVAYHSQLEISFLMDEFAMPPSLGKSSSFPCLLESTTVEEDEEGQGGGGGGGEKGTGGAFVVEIQGKGVNGNTVSTVGPSGPGQLEEKPPSGRLPCVSESHVKDSESPNGNKKPALSPLSSHGAEGLGSAVMNSTPLFNPLAPLHPVSPPYLIDDLDLDPVPEELGGKAEVEGSAGLSRAESGEESSCSEAVPRLFRDPLQDDTGLFVTEQVASTDDRLKSISAAFKQELKDIILCISPFITFREPFLLTPAGLRCPSRDYFPEQVYLSPLLNKDFKELDCRRKRQLLKDSAPSSFGGVANGGPPPRPVEVRPSHRLTSARIAEHLGCSQDLAKMLADYRAQGGRIRQRAEADPFVSSTFSHLPSREPSIKAPVKADSEDEKPAGQNDVTWASKPMLVSDQCGLLMTSGAHHIIPDLRSVGETLDCLNPVNHQRLCVLFSSSSAQSNNAPNPCVSPWIVTMEFYGKNDLTLGIFLERYCFRPSYQCPSMFCETPMVHHVRRFVHGSGCVQIVLKELDSPVPGYQHTILNYSWCRICKQVTPVVPLSNDSWCMSFAKYLELRFYGHQYMRRANAEPCGHFIHKDYHQYFSYNQMVASFSYISVRLLEICLPPPKIFIRNQGPSKANMQLDLKDFTQKVSQVYLAIDDRLTSLKTDTFSKSREEKMEDLFAQKDMEDAELRAWIEKLQARLQACGVDSPQHLQTVLESVVLKKQSLCETLQSWNTRLQDLFQQEKGRKRLSVPPSPGRHRQTEESKTSALESSPRNPSPVVQNGDKEDRHLNTLPSLSSSSSLLPSPGEPGSEPLTSGPSFPDLDSVSIPEDVFDGHLLGSADSQVKEKSTMKAILANLLPGNSYNPIPFPFDPDKHYLMYEHERVPIAVCEREPSSIIAFALSCKEYKTALDELSKTTGKAGGEETTQNITSDSRVKNSPAKPNETTSSQTGRSSLEADPLKDSDGGDKHKKQAGNPHIELQFSDANAKFYCRIYYAEEFHKMREEIMESSEDDFVRSLSHCINWQARGGKSGAVFYATEDDRFILKQMPRLEVQSFLDFAPHYFTYITGAVQQKRPTALAKILGVYRIGYKNSQNNTEKKLDLLVMENLFYGRKMAQVFDLKGSLRNRNVKTDSGKESCEVVLLDENLLKLVHDNPLYIRAHCKAILRAAIHSDAYFLSSHLIIDYSLLVGRDDSTDQLVVGIIDYIRTFTWDKKLEMVVKSTGILGGQGKMPTVVSPELYRARFCEAMDKYFLMVPDHWTGLGVNC; via the exons ATGGCTGCTGATGAcaaatcctcctcctcctcaactctGGATTGGAGCACAGAACCGCCACTGTCAGCTACCAGCCCGTCCCACCTGACACACTTCAAGCCCCTGACACCGGAGCAGGATGAGCCACCACTCCGCTCGGCCTACAGCTCCTTCGTTAACCTGTTTCGCTTTAACAAAG AAGAGGGCCGCCCCCCATCGGTAGAGAAGTCAGAGGTGTCCAGTCCGTCgccacagggagagaggaggagctggtcCAGCAGCCCCGCCCACTCTGTCCATGGTTCCGGAACACACAGGAAGCAGCACCCAGATGGACTACGCCGCACTTCCACAGCCtcgg ATGGCCACAGGAAATCGGAAGCGTCCCTGGGCACTCATGACCCTCGTACAGCTGTTCAACTGCGGACTGCTCtgaagagactgaaagagatcATGGAGGGAAAGAGCCAG GACAGCGACCTGAAGCAGTACTGGATGCCCGACAGCCAGTGCAAGGAGTGTTACGACTGCAACGAGAAGTTCACCACCTTCCGCCGGCGCCACCACTGTCGCTTGTGTGGCCAGATCTTCTGCAGCCGCTGCTGCAACCAGGAGATCCCTGGCAAGTTCATGGGCTACACGG GAGACCTGCGTGCCTGTACCTACTGCCGGAAGATCGCCATGAGCTACGCCCACTCTGCAGACTCGGGCTGCATCGGCGAGGACCTGAGCGCCCTGTCCGACTCGCCCTGCTCTGTGTGCGTGGAGCCCAGCGAGCCCCGCACGCCCGTGGGGGGACGCAAGGCCAGCCGCAACATCTTCCTGGAGGAAGACCTGGCCTGGCAAAG AAAAACTCCTATTGGGATGAGGAAGAA TTTGATTCACCAGGAGTCTCAGAACAGTGGGCTTAACTCCAGACTAAATGCACTCCAAGAGGATGTGGGCAAGTCACCAGCCAGAAAAAG gtccgCCAGTGTGACCAACTTGTCTCTGGACCGCTCAAGTTCTTCCATGGTGCCCTCCTATGACAGCTCAGTAAGCCCCCAGACCAGCCGGGCCATGCCTGGGCTCAAGGCGGACCacggcgaggaggagaggaagatccTGCTG GACTCATCTCAGCTGAAGGACCTGTGGAAGAAGATCTGTCACAACAACACTGGGATGGAGTTCCAGGACCACAGGTACTGGCTGAGGACATACCCCAACTGCATTGTGGGAAAGGAGCTGGTCAATTGGCTGCTGAGGAATGGTACCATTTCTACCAG GGCCCAGGCTATAGCCATAGGCCAAGCTCTGGTGGATGGTCGGTGGCTGGACTGTGTCACTCATCATGACCAGCTGTTCCGAGACGAGTACGCCCTCTATCGCGCCCTCCAG aacaCAGAGTTCTCTGAGACGCCGTCGCCCGACAGTGACAGTGTCAACTCCCTCGAGGGACACTCCGAGCCTTCCTGGTTCAAAGACATCAAGTTTGATGACAGCGACACCGAGCAGCTGGCTGATGAGAGTGATTACACGATGCACA ACTCTTCCAGCCCCAGTAAGAGGACTTCGGTCAGTAGCTTCCAGTCAGCAGTGGACAGTGACTCGGCTGCATCCATTAACCTCAACATGGAGCAGGACAATGTCAACTTCCACATCAAGAAGCAGTCCAAGTACCCCCACgtacccccccaccctgctgagCAGAAAG CATCAGAGTACCTGGTCTCAGAGGACGGAGGACAGAACATCTTAATCAGCGATGCCTTCATCAAAG AGTCTCTGTTCAACCGCCGCGTGGAGGAGAAGGCCAAGGAGATGCTGTTCACCCCTCTGGGCTGGCACCACAGCTCCCTGGACCAGCTCCGCGAGGAGAACGGAGAGAAGAAGGCGATGGAGAGACTGCT CTCTGCCAACCATAGCCACATGATGGCGCTGTTGCAGCAGCTGCTCTACAGCgagtccctgtccctctcctggcGTGACATCATCGTGCCCGTGGTCAGGCAGGTGGTCCAGACTGTGCGGCCTGACGTACGCAGCTGTGACGACGACATGGACATCCGCCAGCTGGTCCACATCAAGAAG ATTCCCGGAGGGAAGAAGTTTGACTCTGCCGTTGTCAATGGCTTTGCATGCACCAAGAACATTGCCCACAAAAAG ATGAACTCCTACATCAAGAACCCCAAGATCCTGCTGTTGAAGTGCTCTATAGAGTACCTCTACCGGGAGGAGACCAAGTTCACCTGCATTGACCCCATAGTGCTGCAG GAACGGGAGTTTCTGAAGAACTATGTGCAGCGTATAGCCGATGTGCGTCCCAACCTGGTGCTGGTGGAGAAGACGGTGTCTCGCATCGCCCAGGAAATGCTGCTGGAGCACGGCATTACGCTGGTGGTCAACGTCAAACCC caAGTGTTGGACCGGGTGAGTCGTATGACCCAGGGAGACCTGGTCATGTCCATGGACCAGCTGCTGACCAAGCCTCGCCTGGGAACCTGCCACAAGTTCTATCTGCAGTCCTTCCAGCTGGCCAATG GTTTTTCCTCGTTCCCTTCCTCCCACCATTCAGACAACGTGAAGACGCTGATGTTTTTCGAGGGCTGTCCCCCTCAGCTGGGCTGTACCATCAAGCTGCGCGGGGCTTCTGAGTATGAGCTGGCCCGGGTGAAGGAGATCATCgtgctgatggtgtgtgtggcctACCACTCCCAACTGGAGATCTCCTTCCTGATGGACGAGTTTGCCATGCCGCCGAGCCTGGGCAAGAGCAGCTCTTTCCCCTGCCTGCTGGAGAGCACCACTGTGGAGGAGGAcgaagagggacagggaggaggaggaggaggaggagagaaaggaacagGAGGAGCATTTGTAGTGGAGATCCAGGGAAAGGGGGTCAACGGAAATACCGTGTCCACGGTAGGTCCCTCCGGGCCGGGGCAACTGGAGGAGAAGCCTCCCTCTGGAAGGCTGCCGTGTGTCTCTGAGTCCCATGTCAAGGACAGCGAGAGCCCTAATGGCAACAAGAAGCCGGCTTTGTCCCCCTTGTCCTCCCATGGGGCTGAGGGGTTGGGGTCCGCAGTAATGAACTCCACACCCTTGTTCAACCCCTTGGCACCACTACATCCCGTGTCCCCGCCCTACCTCATCGATGACCTGGACCTGGACCCGGTGccggaggagctgggaggaaagGCGGAGGTGGAGGGCTCGGCGGGACTCTCAAGGGCGGAGTCCGGGGAGGAGAGCTCGTGCTCCGAGGCGGTTCCCCGGCTCTTCAGGGACCCGCTGCAGGATGACACCGGGCTGTTTGTCACCGAGCAGGTGGCCTCGACTGACGACCGCCTCAAGTCCATCTCGGCGGCCTTCAAGCAGGAGCTGAAGGACATCATCCTCTGTATCTCTCCGTTCATTACCTTCAGGGAGcccttcctcctcactcctgccGGCCTTCGCTGCCCCAGCAGAGACTATTTCCCCGAGCAA GTCTACCTCTCTCCACTGCTCAACAAGGACTTCAAGGAACTGGACTGCCGCAGGAAGAGGCAGCTGCTCAAGGACTCCGCCCCGTCGTCGTTCGGGGGCGTGGCCAACGGCGGCCCCCCGCCACGGCCCGTCGAGGTTCGGCCCTCCCACCGGCTCACCAGCGCTCGCATCGCAGAGCACCTGGGCTGCAGCCAGGACCTGGCCAAGATGCTGGCCGACTACCGCGCCCAGGGAGGGCGCATCCGCCAGCGGGCCGAGGCCGACCCCTTCGTGTCGTCCACCTTCAGTCATCTGCCTTCTCGTGAGCCCTCGATCAAGGCACCCGTCAAGGCCGACAGCGAGGACGAGAAGCCGGCGGGACAGAATGACGTGACGTGGGCTTCTAAG CCAATGCTGGTCTCAGACCAGTGTGGTCTATTGATGACGAGTGGAGCCCACCACATCATCCCTGACCTGAGATCTGTTGGGGAGACT CTGGACTGTCTGAACCCGGTGAACCACCAGCGCCTCTGTGTGCTGTTCAGCAGCTCCTCAGCCCAGTCCAACAATGCCCCGAACCCCTGCGTCAGCCCCTG GATCGTGACTATGGAGTTCTATGGAAAGAATGACCTCACTCTTGGCATATTTCTGGAAAGATACTGTTTCAG GCCATCCTACCAGTGCCCCAGCATGTTCTGTGAAACTCCCATGGTGCACCATGTCCGGCGCTTTGTCCACGGCAGCGGCTGTGTCCAGATTGTCCTGAAGGAGCTGGACTCTCCAGTCCCTGGCTACCAGCACACCATCCTCAACTACTCCTGGTGCCGCATCTGCAAACAG GTGACTCCTGTGGTGCCTCTGTCCAATGACTCGTGGTGCATGTCCTTCGCCAAGTACTTGGAGCTGCGTTTCTATGGCCACCAGTACATGCGGCGGGCCAACGCCGAGCCCTGTGGCCACTTCATCCACAAAGACTACCACCAGTACTTCTCCTACAATCAGATGGTGGCCTCCTTCAG CTACATCTCTGTGAGGCTGCTGGAAAtctgccttcctcctcccaAGATCTTCATCAGGAACCAGGGGCCCTCCAAAGCCAACATGCAACTGGACCTCAAGGACTTCACGCAAAA AGTGAGCCAGGTGTACCTAGCCATAGACGACCGCCTTACCTCCCTCAAGACCGACACCTTCAGCAAGtcaagagaggagaagatggaggaccTGTTTGCCCAGAAAGAT atggagGATGCGGAGCTCCGGGCCTGGATAGAGAAGCTGCAGGCCCGCCTGCAGGCCTGCGGCGTGGACTCCCCCCAGCACCTGCAGACCGTCCTGGAGTCGGTGGTGCTGAAGAAGCAGAGCCTGTGTGAGACCCTGCAGTCATGGAACACCAG gctgCAGGATCTGTTCCAgcaggagaagggaaggaagcgGCTGTCTGTCCCGCCCAGCCccgggagacacagacagacggaggaAAGCAAG ACAAGTGCCCTGGAGTCTTCTCCTCGGAACCCCTCTCCCGTGGTGCAGAATGGTGATAAAG AGGACCGTCACCTGAACACCCTCCCGTCACTGTCTAGCTCCTCCTCGCTGCTGCCGTCACCAGGGGAACCAGGCTCGGAGCCACTCACCTCTGGACCCTCCTTCCCTGACCTGGACTCTGTCAGCATCCCAGAGg ATGTGTTTGATGGACACCTGTTGGGCTCCGCTGACAGTCAAGTGAAGGAGAAGTCTACCATGAAGGCCATCCTTGCCAACCTGTTGCCGGGCAACAGCTACAACCCCATTCCCTTCCCCTT CGATCCAGACAAGCATTACCTGATGTACGAACACGAGAGGGTCCCCATTGCCGTGTGCGAGAGAGAACCCAGCTCCATCATCGCCTTCGCTCTCAG CTGTAAGGAGTACAAGACGGCTTTGGATGAGCTGTCGAAGACGACCGGGAaagcgggaggagaggagaccaccCAGAACATCAC CTCTGACAGCCGGGTGAAGAACAGCCCTGCCAAGCCCAACGAGaccacctcctcccagactggCCGCAGCAGCTTGGAGGCCGACCCACTCA AGGATTCTGATGGAGGAGACAAGCACAAGAAACAGGCTGGGAACCCACACATTGAGCTAC AGTTCTCTGACGCCAACGCCAAGTTCTACTGTCGGATTTACTACGCTGAGGAGTTCCACAAGATGCGCGAGGAGATCATGGAGAGCTCGGAGGACGACTTTGTCCGCTCGCTGTCCCACTGCATCAACTGGCAGGCCCGGGGCGGCAAATCCGGGGCCGTCTTCTACGCAACCGAAg ACGACCGCTTCATCCTGAAGCAGATGCCCAGGCTGGAGGTCCAGTCCTTCCTGGACTTTGCTCCTCATTACTTCACTTACATCACTGGAGCCGTGCAGCAAAAG cgtcCGACGGCCTTAGCCAAGATCCTGGGTGTGTACCGGATCGGCTACAAGAACTCCCAGAACAACACTGAGAAGAAGCTAGATCTCCTGGTCATGGAGAACCTGTTCTATGGCCGCAAGATGGCCCAGGTGTTTGACTTGAAAGGTTCCCTCAGGAACCGCAATGTGAAGACCGACTCAGGGAAGGAGAGCTGTGAGGTGGTCCTGCTGGATGAGAACCTTCTGAAGCTGGTCCATGACAACCCTCTGTACATCCGGGCCCACTGCAAGGCTATCCTGAGGGCCGCCATCCACAGCGACGCCTACTTCCTGTCCAGCCACCTGATTATCGACTACTCTTTGCTAGTAGGGCGCGATGACTCTACAGACCAGCTGGTGGTGGGCATCATAG ATTACATCCGCACTTTCACATGGGACAAGAAACTGGAGATGGTGGTCAAATCCACTGGGATCCTTGGCGGACAAG GGAAGATGCCCACGGTGGTGTCTCCTGAACTGTACCGAGCTCGCTTCTGTGAGGCTATGGACAAGTATTTCCTCATGGTCCCTGACCACTGGACTGGCCTTGGGGTCAACTGCTGA